GTAGCCAGCACAGGCAGGGAGCAATTATGACACGACAGCTGCACAAAGCAATACAAATCAATCTCACCGAGGAATCTGATGTCATCAAAATGATAATTCGTCTCACACGAAGGGCACTTATAGAACTCCTGCAAATTGCGGATCAGTTCTTGCAAATATCGTGGCTGCATTGGGTGCTCCCCCGTTACAATCTCATCTTATCACCGCCCACGTGCCCCAACAAACATAGCCGTATCTACTTAGGGTAGATTTTGCGCGTCCGAATCCAATTCACATACACCAAAGCCCCGATGCTCACCGCCATCAAAAACATCAGCACCACCAGCGCCACCAATTTCGCAAACGACCCCACCGACAACGCCACCGTACCGAAAATCGCCGCCACCGCGTAGAGCGTCAGCACCGCCTGGCGCTGAGTCATGCCGGCGTCGAGCAGCAGGTGATGAAAATGCTGCCGGTCGGCCCGAAACGGCGACGTCCGCTTGGCCAGCCGCCGGGTAGCCGCCCATAGCGCGTCCACGATCGGAAATCCCAGCACCAGCGCCGCCGTAGCCAGCTTGGCGCCGGAGTAAATCGACAGCATCGCCAGCACCAGACCCAAAAAATACGCCCCCGAATCCCCCATAAATATCCGCGCGGGGAAAAAATTAAACGGCAAAAATCCAAACGCCGCGCCGGCCAAAATAATCGCCAGCATCGCCACCGCCGGCTGCCCCACGTGCGGCTCCACCGCCAAGCCAAACATCACCAGCGCACCAATGCCCGAGATACCGCACGCCAAACCGTCGAGTCCGTCCAAAAAATTCACCGTGTTGGCCAGCCCCACCATCCACAGCAAACTCAAACCGTTCGCCAACGGCGAGATGTGAAATTGCGTACCCGCCAGTTCAAAGCTCATCCGACCCCAACTACTCAAATCGATCACCCCGCCAAACGGATTCGTGACCTGCGTAATGCCAATTCCGCCCCCCAGCGCTACCCCCGCCGCCACAAACTGCCCCGCCAGCTTCACGCCGGGCGACAAACCCCGAATGTCGTCGATCACCCCCACGGTCACCAAGATCAAACATCCCAGCAGCAACGCCCCCAGTTGGCGTGACAGCGGCAGCATCACCATCACGGTCAGCACAAACGCCCCAAAAATCGCCACCCCACCCAAGTAAGCAATGGCGCGCCGGTGAATCTTGCGTGCTTCCGTCGGCGCGTCCACGATCCCATGCTTTAGCGCGTACCGTCGCACCCACGGCGTCAAACCCGCGCTGAGCACAAACGCCAATCCAAAACCCAGCAGGTACATCATGCGGCCCGCACTCCGGTCACTTTTTGGTGGCCTTCTCGGTAACGTAAAACTCCAGGTACTTGCCAAACATCAGCCGCGTCTGCGAGTTCAAAGCAGCGAGCGACCCAAAACAAATACTCGTCACCGGCAGCAATATCCACTGCGCCAGCATGCCGATCATCCGTGTCCCCCGGTACCGCTCGGGCCGCGGCGGCAGCGAAATGAGGCTCAACAGCACCGTAATCACAATGGTCACCGAAGCCAGCGATAAAATCCGCGAGGTAATCACCGGCAGATTATGCGCCAAGGCCTGGTAGCCAAAGTTCCGGTTCAAAAACAGTGGCAATCCGCCCACAAACGTCAAAATCAACGGCGCCGTCGCCCACGAAAAATGCGATTCAAACAATCGTCCGATCTGCGTCAGCTTATTGCCCCACCCAATCTCCCGATGCTCCAAGGATTGTCGCACCACATAGGGAAAATCACTCACCCCCCAGGCCCACCGCCGCAGCTGCAAAAACTGCACTTTGAACGTCTTGAGATACGTACTCGCCAGCACCGCGTCCTGATACACCGGCGTAAACACCGGCACCACCGCATGATCACCCGCAAACGCAAAGTACGATCGCCAATATTGATGCCCATCTTCCACAATCGACGTCACGCTCCAATAATCGGTCTCAATGAGCGCCGCCAGCGACTGCGCATGCGCCGCGAAATTGCGCAGACGATGCGGCCGCATCGTCTCCATGAGCAGCCAAAACGAGTTGCCCGTCGCAATCACCCGCATCGGCGCTGGCACATCCCAGATGTTGTTATAAAACATCGGAATCGGCTGGTAGCTCTTGTGCACCCGGTTCGGGTCCGTGGCGTACAGATACGACAGGTAGCTAAAATAATTTTTGCTCGACCGGTGGTCAGAATCAAAGGTGGTCACGAGCACCCGCTCCGGATCAATCCCCCGGCGCCGCACCTCCTCGGTCAGCACCCGGCCCGCATGGCTGATGTTACCGCCCTTGCCCCGAATCTCGCCCACCACGCCGTCTGGGTGCTTCACCGCGATCATCATCGCAAACTTATCGCCAAACTCCTCCACCAATTTGAGCGCATTAGCCTCGGTCTGAGGGCCGCCTCGCTCCTCGTAGGCAATCACGAGCATGAGCTGGTCGAGCGGAAAGTCCACCTCGGTCAAGGAGCGCACCGAAGGATGCAGGATATCCATCGATTCGTTATAGGTCGCCAAGATCACCGCATGGTACACCGATCCCGGATCCATAATCGTATCTGGACGCACCGCCAACGGCTGCAGGCGACTCACCTCGGCCTCTAGTTCTCGCCGACGCCTCCCGCTCGCCCTCCCCGCAGCTGCCAGCCTATTGGTAGCCTGAGCAAAACTAGTACTCACGTCTCTTAACTCATCAAGCCGCCGGTTCCAATCTATATGCTGCGCCAAATGAAGCCTTCTATAGCCGCGAATCAGATTTGCGCTCAACCGAAACGACTTGCTCATCCAATACAAATCGTAGGCAATAATAAAATAAGCCACCCACACCGGCAGCCAAAGACTCAGCACAATCGGCAGCACCAAAGTGGTCCACGTTACCGCTCCCGGAAAAATCTCCAACGCCCGCACAAACCCTCGCCGGTCGTAATATTTCACCGTACCGCCCCAAACGCCTGCGCAATAATAAACGCAAACACCGCCACCACCAGCGAAGTCACGAGCAAAAAGAAACTCGCCAGCCGACTACGCAAAAAACTATGGTACGCAAACACCGTATTGACCACCGTCACTACCACGGCCACCAACGCAATCTCAAACGGATAATACCAAGGCCCCAATCGATCAAACAACGCAAAGCTCGAAAAATGCACCGGCGCCTGACTTTCCGTCGGATGCAGCAGCAGCGCTAGCATAATGATGGCAGCCGCATTCACCGCCAACGCCATACTCAATACCGCCATGCTGATGCGATCATGAAAAAAGCGCTGACTCAGCACATGGTTGATTCGTTCT
This portion of the Candidatus Saccharimonadia bacterium genome encodes:
- a CDS encoding MraY family glycosyltransferase; amino-acid sequence: MMYLLGFGLAFVLSAGLTPWVRRYALKHGIVDAPTEARKIHRRAIAYLGGVAIFGAFVLTVMVMLPLSRQLGALLLGCLILVTVGVIDDIRGLSPGVKLAGQFVAAGVALGGGIGITQVTNPFGGVIDLSSWGRMSFELAGTQFHISPLANGLSLLWMVGLANTVNFLDGLDGLACGISGIGALVMFGLAVEPHVGQPAVAMLAIILAGAAFGFLPFNFFPARIFMGDSGAYFLGLVLAMLSIYSGAKLATAALVLGFPIVDALWAATRRLAKRTSPFRADRQHFHHLLLDAGMTQRQAVLTLYAVAAIFGTVALSVGSFAKLVALVVLMFLMAVSIGALVYVNWIRTRKIYPK